Proteins from one Limanda limanda chromosome 4, fLimLim1.1, whole genome shotgun sequence genomic window:
- the uba3 gene encoding NEDD8-activating enzyme E1 catalytic subunit isoform X2, producing the protein MVVDGGNAGTCEWAGRWNHIKKFLERSGPFTHPDFEPSTESLQFMLETCKILVIGAGGLGCELLKDLALSGIHNIHVVDMDTIDVSNLNRQFLFRPKDVGRPKANVAADFINCRVPGCCVVPHFKKIQDFDETFYRQFHIIVCGLDSVVARRWMNGMLLSLLLFEDGVLDPGSVIPLIDGGTEGFKGNARVILPGMTACIDCTLALYPPQINFPMCTIASMPRLPEHCIEYVRMLLWPKETPFGDGVALDGDDPKHIQWVYQKSLERAAEFNITGVTYRLTQGVVKRIIPAVASTNAVIAAACATEVFKIASSAYIPLNNYMVFNDVDGLYTYTFEAERKENCPACSQVPMDLHFAPSSKLQELLNYLTESTSLQMKSPAITATVEGKNKTLYLQSVVSIEQRTRPNLSKTMKELGLTHGQELAVADVTTPQTLLFRLCFTS; encoded by the exons TCACTGCAGTTTATGTTAGAAACTTGCAAAATCCTGGTGATCGGTGCTGGGGGTCTGGGATGTGAGCTGCTGAAAGACCTG GCCTTATCAGGCATTCACAACATCCATGTTGTTGACATGGACACCATTGATGTTTCTAACCTCAACCGACAGTTCCTTTTCAG ACCAAAAGATGTAGGTCGACCCAAGGCGAATGTGGCAGCAGATTTTATCAACTGTCGCGTACCTGGATGCTGCGTAGTACC ACATTTTAAGAAAATTCAAGACTTCGATGAAACATTCTACAGAC AGTTCCACATAATCGTCTGTGGACTGGACTCTGTAGTTGCCAGGAGGTGGATGAATGGAATGCTG CTGTCTTTGCTGCTGTTTGAGGATGGTGTCTTGGATCCAGGTTCCGTTATCCCTTTGATTGACGGCGGGACTGAAGGCTTTAAAGGCAACGCCAGAGTCATTCTCCCCGGCATGACCGCCTGCATCGACTGCACCCTTGCGCTTTATCCTCCGCAG ATCAACTTCCCCATGTGTACAATAGCCTCCATGCCTCGTTTGCCAGAACATTGCATTGAGTATGTGCGGATGTTGCTGTGGCCAAAAGAGACACCCTTTGGAG atggtGTGGCCCTGGATGGAGATGACCCAAAGCACATCCAGTGGGTGTACCAGAAATCTCTGGAGCGGGCAGCAGAGTTCAACATAACAGGAGTCACCTACAGACTAACCCAGG GTGTAGTGAAGCGGATAATCCCTGCTGTAGCCTCTACAAATGCTGTAATCGCTG CTGCTTGTGCAACTGAGGTTTTCAAGATAGCTTCAAG TGCCTACATACCTCTCAATAACTACATGGTCTTCAATGATGTGGACGGCCTATACACATACACTTTTGAGGCAGAACGGAAG GAAAACTGTCCAGCCTGCAGTCAAGTTCCTATGGACTTGCACTTTGCTCCTTCTTCCAAACTCCAGGAATTGCTCAACTACCTCACTGAGAGCACTTCCCT acaaATGAAATCACCTGCGATAACAGcaacagtggaaggaaagaaCAAGACATTATATTTACAG TCTGTCGTCTCAATTGAACAGAGGACACGGCCAAATCTCTCCAAAACTATGAAAG AGCTGGGTTTGACTCATGGACAGGAGTTGGCTGTAGCTGACGTCACCACACCCCAGACCTTGTTATTCAGACTCTGCTTTACCTCATAG